A section of the Thermodesulfovibrionales bacterium genome encodes:
- a CDS encoding type II toxin-antitoxin system Phd/YefM family antitoxin, which produces MATVNIHDAKTNFSRLLKRVESGEEIVIAKAGKPVARIVPLSEKIGERKPGSAKGRVIVKKGFFESLPEDLLTEFEK; this is translated from the coding sequence ATGGCAACGGTGAACATACATGACGCGAAGACCAACTTCTCCCGTCTCCTGAAGCGCGTCGAAAGTGGAGAGGAAATCGTTATCGCGAAGGCCGGGAAACCGGTTGCGAGGATAGTTCCTCTTTCGGAAAAAATTGGTGAACGAAAACCGGGGAGTGCGAAGGGCCGGGTCATCGTGAAGAAGGGCTTCTTCGAGTCGCTGCCGGAAGATCT